A stretch of Enterobacter cloacae complex sp. ECNIH7 DNA encodes these proteins:
- the priA gene encoding primosomal protein N', producing MPVAHVALPVPLPRTFDYLLPDSMSAKAGCRVTVPFGKQQRVGIVVSVSDKSELPLNELKSVVEVLDSEPVYSTSTWRLLLWAADYYHHPIGDVLFHALPIMLRQGKSASHAPMWYWFATEQGQAVDINSLKRSQKQQQALAALRQGKIWRHQVDELEVSETALQALRKKGLSELASEAPALYDWRESFSVSGDRLRLNTEQATAVGAIHSASDHFSAWLLAGVTGSGKTEVYLSVLENVLAQGKQALVMVPEIGLTPQTIARFRERFNAPVEVLHSGLNDSERLSAWLKAKNGEAAIVIGTRSSLFTPFKNLGVIVIDEEHDSSYKQQEGWRYHARDLAVYRAHSEQIPIILGSATPALETLHNVRQRKYHMLRLTRRAGNARPAIQHVLDLKGQQVQAGLAPALITRMRQHLQAGNQVILFLNRRGFAPALLCHDCGWIAECPRCDHYYTFHQAQRHLRCHHCDSQRPVPRQCPSCGSTHIVPVGLGTEQLEQALGPFFPDVPISRIDRDTTSRKGALEQQLAEVHRGGARILIGTQMLAKGHHFPDVTLVALLDVDGALFSADFRSAERFAQLYTQVAGRAGRAGKQGEVVLQTHHPEHPLLQTLLHKGYDAFAEQALAERQTMQLPPWTSHVIIRAEDHNNQQAPLFLQQLRNLLQASPLVDNQLWILGPVPALAPKRGGRFRWQILLQHPSRIRLQHIVSGTLALINTLPEARKVKWVLDVDPIEG from the coding sequence ACCTTTGACTACCTGCTGCCCGACAGCATGAGCGCCAAAGCGGGCTGCCGCGTGACCGTGCCGTTTGGCAAACAGCAGCGCGTGGGGATCGTCGTCTCCGTCAGCGATAAAAGCGAATTGCCGCTTAACGAGCTGAAGTCGGTCGTTGAGGTGCTGGACAGCGAGCCGGTTTACTCTACCAGCACCTGGCGACTGCTGCTGTGGGCGGCGGATTATTATCATCACCCGATCGGCGACGTGCTGTTCCACGCCCTGCCAATTATGCTGCGTCAGGGCAAGAGCGCCAGCCATGCGCCGATGTGGTACTGGTTTGCCACCGAGCAGGGCCAGGCGGTGGATATCAACAGCCTGAAGCGATCGCAGAAACAGCAGCAGGCGCTGGCGGCGCTGCGTCAGGGAAAAATCTGGCGACATCAGGTCGACGAGCTTGAGGTCAGCGAAACGGCGCTACAGGCCTTAAGAAAGAAAGGGCTGAGCGAACTGGCCAGCGAAGCTCCCGCTCTTTACGACTGGCGGGAGAGTTTCTCCGTTTCAGGGGATCGCCTGCGTCTGAATACCGAGCAGGCCACCGCCGTGGGCGCGATTCATAGCGCCTCCGATCATTTCTCTGCCTGGCTGCTGGCGGGAGTCACCGGTTCCGGCAAGACCGAAGTCTACCTGAGCGTGCTGGAAAACGTGCTCGCGCAGGGCAAACAGGCGCTGGTGATGGTGCCGGAAATTGGCCTGACGCCGCAAACCATCGCCCGATTCCGCGAGCGCTTTAACGCGCCGGTTGAGGTGCTGCACTCCGGCCTGAACGACAGCGAACGCCTCAGCGCCTGGCTGAAAGCGAAAAACGGCGAAGCGGCGATTGTGATCGGCACCCGCTCGTCGCTGTTTACGCCGTTTAAAAATCTTGGCGTTATCGTGATCGACGAAGAGCACGACAGCTCCTATAAACAGCAGGAAGGCTGGCGCTATCACGCCCGCGACCTGGCGGTTTATCGCGCGCACAGTGAGCAGATTCCCATTATTCTCGGCTCCGCCACGCCGGCGCTCGAAACGCTGCACAACGTGCGCCAGCGCAAATACCACATGCTGCGCCTGACGCGCCGTGCGGGGAATGCCCGTCCGGCCATTCAGCACGTGCTGGATCTGAAAGGCCAGCAGGTTCAGGCCGGGCTTGCGCCGGCATTGATTACCCGCATGCGCCAGCACTTGCAGGCGGGGAACCAGGTCATTCTGTTTCTCAACCGCCGCGGATTTGCCCCCGCACTGCTGTGCCACGACTGCGGCTGGATTGCCGAGTGTCCGCGCTGCGACCACTACTACACCTTCCATCAGGCCCAGCGGCATTTGCGCTGCCACCACTGCGACAGCCAGCGCCCGGTGCCGCGCCAGTGCCCGTCATGTGGCTCAACGCATATCGTGCCGGTCGGTCTGGGGACGGAACAGCTGGAACAGGCGCTTGGCCCCTTCTTCCCGGACGTGCCGATTTCTCGTATCGACCGGGACACCACAAGCCGCAAGGGCGCGCTGGAACAGCAGCTGGCGGAAGTGCATCGCGGCGGCGCACGCATTCTGATTGGTACGCAGATGCTGGCCAAAGGCCACCACTTCCCGGACGTGACGCTAGTTGCCCTGCTGGACGTAGACGGCGCGCTGTTTTCGGCAGATTTCCGCTCAGCCGAGCGCTTCGCCCAGCTTTATACCCAGGTGGCAGGGCGTGCCGGTCGCGCCGGTAAACAGGGCGAAGTGGTGCTGCAAACGCACCACCCTGAGCATCCGCTGCTGCAAACCCTGCTGCATAAAGGCTATGACGCCTTTGCCGAACAGGCGCTGGCCGAACGCCAGACCATGCAGCTGCCGCCGTGGACCAGCCACGTCATCATCCGCGCGGAAGATCACAACAACCAGCAGGCGCCGCTTTTCCTGCAGCAGCTGAGAAATCTCCTGCAGGCCAGCCCGCTGGTGGATAATCAGCTGTGGATCCTGGGCCCGGTGCCGGCACTCGCACCAAAGCGCGGCGGGCGTTTTCGCTGGCAAATCTTACTTCAGCACCCCTCGCGCATTCGTCTTCAGCACATCGTCAGCGGCACGCTAGCGCTCATCAACACGCTGCCGGAAGCGCGAAAAGTGAAGTGGGTACTGGACGTCGATCCCATCGAAGGCTGA
- the cytR gene encoding DNA-binding transcriptional regulator CytR: MKSRKEVAPATMKDVAQKAQVSTATVSRALMNPDKVSQATRNRVEQAALEVGYFPQAMGRNVKRNESRTILVIVPDICDPFFSEIIRGIEVTAAEQGYLVLIGDCAHQNQQEKTFIDLIITKQIDGMLLLGSRLPFDASIEEQRNLPPMVMANEFAPELELPTVHIDNLTAAFNAVNYLQELGHKRIGCIAGPEEMPLCHYRLQGYVQALRRTGVTVDPHYIARGDFTFAAGGQALEKLLDLPEPPTAVFCHSDVMALGALSYAKRRGLRIPKDLSIIGFDNISLSEFCDPPLSTVAQPRYQIGREAMLLLLDQLHGQTVSSGSRLLDCELIVRGTTQALT, from the coding sequence TTGAAGTCCAGGAAAGAGGTTGCACCGGCGACCATGAAAGACGTTGCCCAGAAAGCACAAGTCTCTACGGCAACCGTGTCCCGCGCATTAATGAACCCGGATAAAGTCTCCCAGGCGACCCGTAACCGGGTAGAGCAGGCTGCGCTTGAAGTGGGCTATTTCCCACAGGCGATGGGGCGTAACGTCAAACGCAATGAGTCGCGCACCATTCTGGTGATTGTGCCGGACATCTGTGACCCCTTCTTCAGCGAGATTATCCGCGGTATTGAAGTCACCGCAGCGGAACAGGGTTACCTGGTGCTGATTGGCGACTGTGCTCATCAGAACCAGCAGGAAAAAACCTTCATCGATCTCATTATCACCAAGCAGATCGACGGCATGCTGCTGCTTGGCTCTCGCCTGCCGTTTGATGCCAGCATTGAAGAGCAGCGTAATTTACCGCCGATGGTGATGGCCAACGAGTTTGCGCCGGAGCTGGAGCTGCCGACGGTCCACATTGATAACCTCACCGCCGCGTTCAACGCCGTAAACTATCTCCAGGAACTGGGGCACAAGCGCATTGGCTGTATTGCCGGGCCGGAAGAGATGCCGCTGTGTCACTATCGCTTACAGGGCTACGTGCAGGCGCTGCGCCGTACCGGCGTCACCGTCGATCCGCACTACATTGCGCGCGGTGACTTTACCTTCGCCGCGGGTGGACAAGCGCTGGAGAAACTTCTGGACCTGCCTGAACCGCCAACCGCCGTATTTTGTCACAGCGACGTGATGGCGCTGGGCGCATTATCGTACGCCAAACGCCGCGGCCTGCGGATACCGAAAGATTTATCGATCATCGGATTCGACAATATTTCGCTTTCAGAATTTTGCGATCCGCCGCTCTCAACGGTCGCTCAGCCGCGCTACCAAATCGGCCGCGAAGCGATGCTTCTTCTGCTGGATCAGCTTCACGGTCAAACAGTTAGCAGCGGCTCGCGGTTGCTGGACTGTGAACTGATTGTCCGCGGCACGACCCAGGCATTGACTTAA
- the ftsN gene encoding cell division protein FtsN, whose translation MAQRDYVRRGQPAPSRRKKSSSRKKQRNLPAVSPAMVAIAAAVVVAFIGGLYFITHHKKEESEALQASKVAGNGLPPKPEERWRYIKELESRQPGVRAPTEPSAGGEVQNANQLTDEQRQLLAQMQADMRQQPTQLNEVPWNEQTPAQRQQTLQRRQAQQQIQQQQQQWAQTQPVQQPKAQPRVTEQPYQQQTRTAQSQPVQQQPKTQPQKQAAQPYQDLLQTPAHTTAQQPKTQQAAPVTKETEAPKQTAEKKDERRWMVQCGSFKGAEQAETVRAQLAFEGFDSRITTNNGWNRVVIGPVKGKENADGTISRLKIAGHTNCIRLASGG comes from the coding sequence GTGGCACAACGAGATTATGTACGTCGCGGCCAGCCGGCACCTTCGCGACGCAAAAAGAGTAGCTCAAGGAAAAAGCAACGTAACCTGCCTGCTGTCTCGCCAGCAATGGTCGCTATTGCTGCGGCTGTAGTCGTCGCCTTTATTGGTGGCCTGTACTTTATCACGCACCATAAAAAAGAAGAGTCTGAGGCGCTTCAGGCCAGTAAAGTTGCCGGAAATGGCCTTCCTCCGAAGCCTGAAGAGCGCTGGCGCTATATCAAAGAGCTGGAAAGCCGTCAGCCCGGGGTGCGTGCGCCAACCGAACCTTCTGCGGGTGGTGAAGTGCAGAATGCGAATCAGCTGACGGATGAACAGCGTCAGCTGCTGGCCCAAATGCAGGCCGATATGCGCCAGCAGCCTACGCAGCTGAACGAAGTACCGTGGAATGAGCAGACGCCGGCACAGCGCCAGCAAACGCTGCAGCGACGTCAGGCGCAACAGCAGATCCAGCAACAACAGCAGCAGTGGGCGCAAACCCAGCCGGTGCAGCAGCCGAAAGCACAGCCGCGGGTAACGGAACAGCCATACCAACAGCAGACGCGTACGGCGCAGTCTCAGCCTGTCCAGCAGCAGCCGAAAACGCAGCCGCAGAAACAGGCGGCTCAGCCGTATCAGGATCTGCTCCAGACGCCAGCGCATACCACCGCGCAGCAGCCGAAAACGCAGCAGGCAGCGCCGGTGACCAAAGAGACCGAAGCGCCGAAGCAGACGGCAGAGAAAAAAGACGAGCGCCGCTGGATGGTGCAGTGCGGTTCGTTCAAAGGCGCAGAGCAGGCGGAAACGGTGCGCGCGCAGCTGGCCTTTGAAGGGTTTGATTCGCGTATTACCACCAATAACGGCTGGAATCGCGTGGTGATTGGGCCGGTCAAAGGCAAAGAAAATGCCGATGGCACCATTTCGCGGTTGAAAATCGCCGGCCACACAAACTGCATTCGACTCGCTTCCGGGGGTTGA
- the hslV gene encoding ATP-dependent protease subunit HslV gives MTTIVSVRRNGHVVIAGDGQATLGNTVMKGNVKKVRRLYNDKVIAGFAGGTADAFTLFELFERKLEMHQGHLVKAAVELAKDWRTDRMLRKLEALLAVADETASLIITGNGDVIQPENDLIAIGSGGPYAQAAARALLENTDMNARDIAVKALDIAGDICIYTNHNHTIEELTSKA, from the coding sequence GTGACAACAATAGTAAGTGTACGCCGTAACGGCCATGTGGTAATCGCCGGTGATGGCCAGGCCACGCTGGGTAATACCGTCATGAAAGGCAACGTGAAGAAAGTGCGCCGTCTCTACAACGACAAAGTGATCGCCGGTTTTGCTGGCGGCACGGCGGACGCCTTCACGCTGTTTGAACTGTTTGAACGCAAACTGGAAATGCACCAGGGTCATCTGGTGAAAGCTGCCGTTGAGCTGGCGAAAGACTGGCGTACCGACCGCATGCTGCGCAAGCTCGAAGCGCTGCTGGCCGTGGCCGATGAAACCGCCTCGCTGATCATCACCGGTAACGGTGACGTCATTCAGCCGGAAAATGACCTGATTGCCATCGGCTCCGGCGGCCCTTATGCCCAGGCTGCAGCCCGCGCGCTGTTGGAGAATACCGACATGAACGCGCGTGATATCGCGGTGAAGGCGTTGGATATTGCAGGCGATATCTGCATTTATACCAACCACAACCACACCATCGAAGAATTGACCTCCAAAGCGTAA
- the hslU gene encoding HslU--HslV peptidase ATPase subunit: MSEMTPREIVSELNKHIIGQDNAKRSVAIALRNRWRRMQLDEELRHEVTPKNILMIGPTGVGKTEIARRLAKLANAPFIKVEATKFTEVGYVGKEVDSIIRDLTDSAIKMVRVQAIEKNRYRAEEMAEERILDVLIPPAKNNWGQAEQQAEPSAARQAFRKKLREGQLDDKEIEIDLAAAPMGVEIMAPPGMEEMTSQLQSMFQNLGGQKQKARKLKIKDAMKLLIEEEAAKLVNPEELKQDAIDAVEQHGIVFIDEIDKICKRGGNSSGPDVSREGVQRDLLPLVEGCTVSTKHGMVKTDHILFIASGAFQVASPSDLIPELQGRLPIRVELQALTTEDFERILTEPNASATVQYKALMATEGVNLEFTEDGIKRIAQAAWQVNETTENIGARRLHTVLERLVEDISYDASDLNGQTVTIDAEYVSKHLDALVADEDLSRFIL, encoded by the coding sequence ATGTCTGAAATGACCCCACGCGAAATTGTCAGCGAACTGAACAAACACATTATCGGCCAGGATAACGCCAAGCGTTCCGTGGCTATTGCTCTGCGTAACCGCTGGCGTCGTATGCAGCTTGACGAAGAGCTGCGCCACGAAGTGACGCCAAAAAACATCCTGATGATCGGCCCGACCGGCGTCGGTAAAACCGAAATCGCCCGTCGTCTGGCGAAGCTGGCGAACGCGCCGTTCATCAAAGTTGAAGCTACCAAGTTCACCGAAGTGGGCTATGTGGGTAAAGAAGTGGACTCCATCATCCGCGATCTGACCGATTCGGCGATCAAGATGGTGCGCGTCCAGGCGATCGAGAAAAACCGCTATCGCGCGGAAGAGATGGCCGAGGAGCGCATTCTCGACGTGCTGATCCCACCGGCAAAAAACAACTGGGGCCAGGCAGAGCAGCAGGCGGAACCGTCCGCTGCGCGCCAGGCGTTCCGCAAAAAACTGCGTGAAGGCCAGCTGGACGACAAAGAGATTGAGATCGATCTCGCTGCCGCGCCAATGGGTGTGGAAATCATGGCGCCTCCGGGCATGGAAGAGATGACCAGCCAGCTGCAGTCCATGTTCCAGAACCTGGGCGGCCAGAAGCAGAAAGCGCGTAAGCTGAAAATTAAAGACGCGATGAAGCTGCTGATTGAAGAAGAAGCGGCGAAGCTGGTAAACCCGGAAGAGCTGAAGCAGGACGCTATCGACGCGGTTGAGCAGCACGGTATCGTGTTTATCGACGAAATCGACAAAATTTGTAAGCGCGGCGGCAACAGCTCCGGCCCGGACGTGTCCCGCGAAGGCGTTCAGCGCGACCTGCTGCCGCTGGTTGAAGGCTGCACCGTCTCCACCAAGCACGGCATGGTGAAAACGGACCACATCCTGTTTATCGCTTCAGGGGCGTTCCAGGTTGCCAGCCCGTCGGATCTGATCCCGGAGCTGCAGGGCCGTCTGCCTATCCGCGTTGAGCTGCAGGCGCTGACGACCGAAGATTTCGAACGTATCCTGACCGAGCCAAACGCCTCTGCTACCGTACAGTACAAAGCGCTGATGGCGACCGAAGGCGTGAACCTCGAGTTCACCGAAGACGGTATCAAGCGTATTGCCCAGGCCGCATGGCAGGTCAACGAAACCACCGAGAACATCGGTGCGCGTCGCCTGCATACCGTGCTGGAACGCCTGGTTGAAGATATCTCTTACGACGCGAGCGACCTTAACGGTCAAACCGTTACCATTGACGCAGAATATGTGAGTAAACATCTGGATGCGTTAGTGGCAGATGAAGATCTGAGCCGTTTTATCCTATAA
- the menA gene encoding 1,4-dihydroxy-2-naphthoate polyprenyltransferase, whose protein sequence is MTDISRTQAWLESLRPKTLPLAFAAIIVGTALAWWQGYFDPLVAALALITAGLLQILSNLANDYGDAVKGSDKPDRIGPLRGMQKGVITQAQMKRALIITVALICVSGLALVTVASKTTSDFIGFLVLGLLAIIAAITYTVGTRPYGYIGLGDISVLVFFGWLSVMGSWYLQAHTVIPALFLPATACGLLATAVLNINNLRDIDSDRENGKNTLAVRLGPVNARRYHACLLIGALVCLALFNLISLQSLWGWLFVLAAPLLIKQARFVMRELSPSAMPPMLERTVKGALLTNLLFVIGIVLSQTLR, encoded by the coding sequence ATGACTGACATCAGCCGTACTCAGGCGTGGCTCGAAAGTCTGCGCCCTAAAACGCTTCCTCTGGCCTTTGCCGCAATTATCGTCGGCACCGCCCTTGCCTGGTGGCAGGGTTATTTTGATCCGCTGGTCGCCGCGCTGGCACTGATTACTGCCGGCCTGCTGCAAATTCTCTCCAATCTCGCCAACGACTACGGCGACGCGGTAAAAGGCAGCGACAAGCCGGACCGCATAGGGCCACTGCGCGGAATGCAGAAAGGGGTGATTACCCAGGCGCAGATGAAACGCGCGCTGATTATCACCGTAGCGCTGATCTGCGTATCCGGCCTGGCGCTGGTGACGGTGGCGTCTAAGACCACCAGCGATTTCATTGGCTTCCTGGTGCTGGGCTTACTGGCCATTATCGCGGCCATCACCTACACCGTCGGCACGCGTCCTTACGGTTATATTGGGCTCGGGGATATCTCCGTACTGGTGTTCTTCGGCTGGCTGAGCGTGATGGGAAGCTGGTACCTGCAGGCGCATACGGTGATCCCTGCCCTGTTCCTGCCCGCGACCGCCTGCGGCCTGCTGGCGACGGCGGTGCTCAACATCAACAACCTGCGCGACATCGACAGCGATCGCGAGAACGGCAAAAACACCCTGGCGGTTCGTCTGGGGCCGGTCAATGCGCGCCGCTATCACGCCTGTCTGCTCATTGGCGCGCTGGTTTGCCTGGCGCTGTTTAACCTGATTTCCTTGCAGAGCTTGTGGGGCTGGCTGTTTGTGCTTGCCGCGCCGCTGCTGATTAAGCAGGCCCGCTTTGTGATGCGTGAACTCAGCCCGTCCGCCATGCCGCCGATGCTGGAACGTACGGTAAAAGGCGCGTTGCTGACTAACCTGTTGTTCGTCATCGGGATTGTTTTAAGCCAGACGCTGCGTTAG
- the rraA gene encoding ribonuclease E activity regulator RraA, with amino-acid sequence MKYDTSELCDIYQEDVNVVEPLFSNFGGRSSFGGQIVTVKCFEDNGLLYDLLEQNGRGRVLVVDGGGSVRRALIDAELAGIAVQNEWEGLVVYGSVRQVDDLEDLDIGIQAIAAIPVGAAGDGIGESDVRVNFGGVTFFSGDHLYADNTGIILSEDPLDIE; translated from the coding sequence ATGAAATACGATACCTCCGAGCTTTGTGACATCTACCAGGAAGATGTCAACGTCGTTGAACCGCTGTTCTCCAACTTTGGTGGGAGGTCGTCGTTTGGCGGTCAAATCGTCACGGTGAAATGTTTCGAGGACAACGGGTTGCTGTACGATCTGCTCGAACAGAATGGCCGCGGCCGCGTTCTTGTGGTCGACGGCGGCGGTTCCGTGCGCCGTGCATTAATAGATGCTGAGCTGGCCGGCATTGCCGTTCAGAATGAGTGGGAAGGCCTTGTGGTGTACGGTTCCGTACGTCAGGTGGACGATCTGGAAGACCTGGATATCGGGATTCAGGCCATCGCGGCCATACCGGTAGGGGCGGCAGGTGACGGCATCGGCGAAAGCGACGTGCGCGTCAATTTCGGCGGCGTGACCTTCTTCTCCGGGGATCATCTCTACGCCGATAATACCGGTATTATCCTTTCCGAAGATCCGCTGGATATCGAGTAG
- the zapB gene encoding septal ring assembly protein ZapB yields the protein MSLEVFEKLESKVQQAIDTITLLQMEIEELKEKNNSLAQEVQNAQHGREELERENNQLREQQNGWQDRLQALLGRMEEV from the coding sequence ATGTCTTTAGAAGTGTTTGAGAAACTGGAATCGAAAGTACAGCAGGCGATTGATACCATCACCCTGCTGCAGATGGAAATTGAAGAGCTGAAAGAAAAGAACAACAGCCTGGCGCAGGAAGTTCAGAACGCTCAGCACGGCCGCGAAGAACTGGAGCGCGAAAACAACCAGCTGCGCGAACAGCAGAACGGCTGGCAGGATCGCCTGCAGGCGCTGCTGGGACGTATGGAAGAAGTCTAA
- a CDS encoding MIP/aquaporin family protein — MSQTSTLKGQCIAEFLGTGLLIFFGVGCVAALKVAGASFGQWEISIIWGLGVAMAIYLTAGVSGAHLNPAVTIALWLFACFDGRKVVPFILSQFAGAFCAAALVYGLYYNLFIDFEQTHHMVRGSVESLDLAGIFSTYPNPHINFVQAFAVEMVITAILMGVILALTDDGNGIPRGPLAPLLIGLLIAVIGASMGPLTGFAMNPARDIGPKVFAFIAGWGDVAFTGGKDIPYFLVPLFAPVVGAALGAFSYRKLIGRHLPCDTCVEEEKETTSTAQQKASL, encoded by the coding sequence ATGAGTCAGACATCAACCTTAAAAGGCCAGTGCATTGCCGAGTTCCTTGGTACCGGGTTGTTGATATTCTTCGGAGTGGGCTGTGTTGCTGCACTGAAAGTGGCGGGTGCCAGTTTTGGTCAGTGGGAAATCAGTATCATCTGGGGTCTGGGCGTGGCGATGGCCATCTACCTGACTGCAGGGGTTTCTGGTGCACATCTTAACCCGGCGGTGACAATCGCACTGTGGCTGTTCGCGTGCTTTGACGGACGCAAAGTTGTTCCTTTCATTCTTTCTCAGTTTGCCGGCGCGTTTTGCGCAGCGGCGTTAGTTTACGGGCTTTATTACAATCTTTTCATCGACTTCGAACAGACGCATCATATGGTACGCGGCAGCGTCGAAAGTCTGGATCTGGCAGGCATCTTCTCAACCTACCCTAACCCGCATATCAATTTTGTGCAGGCGTTCGCAGTTGAAATGGTGATTACCGCTATTCTGATGGGCGTTATCCTGGCGCTGACCGACGACGGAAACGGCATTCCGCGCGGCCCGCTGGCACCCCTGCTGATTGGTTTGCTGATTGCGGTGATTGGCGCATCCATGGGCCCGCTGACCGGCTTCGCGATGAACCCGGCTCGTGATATCGGACCAAAAGTCTTCGCCTTTATCGCCGGCTGGGGTGACGTCGCTTTCACCGGTGGCAAAGACATTCCTTACTTCCTGGTACCGCTGTTTGCGCCGGTTGTCGGGGCTGCGCTGGGTGCGTTTAGCTACCGCAAATTAATTGGTCGCCACTTACCGTGCGACACCTGTGTGGAAGAGGAGAAGGAAACGACTTCTACCGCACAACAAAAAGCTTCGCTGTAA
- the glpK gene encoding glycerol kinase GlpK, translating into MTEKKYIVALDQGTTSSRAVVMDHDANIVSVSQREFEQIYPRPGWVEHDPMEIWASQSSTLVEVLAKADISSDEIAAIGITNQRETTIVWERETGKPIYNAIVWQCRRTSEICEQLKRDGMEEYVRSATGLVVDPYFSGTKVKWILDHVEGSRERAKRGELLFGTVDTWLIWKMTQGRVHVTDYTNASRTMLFNINTLEWDDKMLDALDIPRAMLPEVRKSSEVYGQTNIGGKGGTRIPIAGIAGDQQAALFGQLCVKEGMAKNTYGTGCFMLMNTGEKAVKSENGLLTTIACGPRGEVNYALEGAVFMAGASIQWLRDEMKLISDAFDSEYFATKVKDTNGVYVVPAFTGLGAPYWDPYARGAIFGLTRGVNSNHIIRATLESIAYQTRDVLEAMQADSGIRLHALRVDGGAVANNFLMQFQSDILGTRVERPEVREVTALGAAYLAGLAVGFWQNLDELQEKAVIEREFRPGIETTERNFRYSGWKKAVKRALAWEEHEE; encoded by the coding sequence ATGACCGAAAAAAAATATATCGTTGCGCTCGACCAGGGCACTACCAGCTCCCGCGCTGTCGTAATGGATCATGACGCGAACATCGTCAGCGTGTCACAGCGCGAATTTGAGCAAATTTATCCTCGTCCAGGCTGGGTAGAACACGACCCGATGGAGATTTGGGCGTCACAAAGCTCCACGCTGGTCGAAGTGCTGGCGAAAGCCGATATCAGTTCCGACGAGATTGCCGCGATTGGTATTACCAACCAGCGTGAAACGACGATTGTCTGGGAACGTGAAACCGGTAAGCCCATTTACAACGCTATCGTCTGGCAGTGCCGCCGTACATCCGAGATCTGCGAACAGCTGAAGCGCGACGGTATGGAAGAGTACGTGCGCAGCGCCACCGGTCTGGTGGTTGACCCGTATTTCTCCGGCACCAAAGTGAAATGGATCCTCGACCACGTAGAAGGTTCACGCGAGCGTGCTAAACGCGGCGAGCTGCTGTTCGGTACCGTCGATACCTGGCTTATCTGGAAGATGACCCAGGGACGCGTTCACGTCACCGACTACACCAACGCCTCGCGTACCATGCTGTTCAACATCAATACCCTGGAGTGGGATGACAAGATGCTGGACGCGCTGGACATTCCGCGCGCGATGCTGCCTGAAGTGCGTAAGTCTTCAGAAGTGTACGGTCAGACCAACATCGGCGGTAAAGGCGGCACCCGTATTCCTATCGCCGGTATCGCCGGTGACCAGCAGGCGGCGCTGTTCGGCCAGCTGTGCGTCAAGGAAGGGATGGCGAAGAACACCTACGGCACCGGCTGCTTTATGCTGATGAACACCGGCGAGAAGGCGGTGAAATCAGAAAACGGCCTGCTGACCACCATCGCCTGCGGTCCGCGCGGCGAAGTGAACTATGCGCTGGAAGGTGCGGTGTTCATGGCGGGTGCATCCATTCAGTGGCTGCGCGACGAAATGAAGCTGATCAGCGATGCGTTCGACTCCGAGTACTTCGCGACCAAAGTGAAAGACACCAACGGCGTGTACGTGGTGCCTGCGTTCACCGGTCTGGGCGCACCGTACTGGGATCCGTATGCACGCGGCGCAATTTTCGGGCTGACGCGCGGTGTGAACTCTAACCACATTATTCGCGCTACCCTGGAATCCATCGCCTACCAGACGCGCGACGTGCTGGAAGCGATGCAGGCTGACTCCGGTATTCGTCTGCACGCCCTGCGCGTGGACGGCGGTGCGGTAGCGAATAACTTCCTGATGCAGTTCCAGTCCGACATTCTCGGCACCCGCGTTGAGCGCCCTGAAGTGCGTGAAGTCACGGCGCTGGGCGCGGCGTACCTTGCCGGTCTGGCGGTAGGCTTCTGGCAGAACCTGGACGAGCTGCAGGAAAAAGCGGTTATTGAACGCGAATTCCGTCCGGGCATCGAAACCACCGAGCGTAACTTCCGCTACAGCGGCTGGAAAAAAGCGGTGAAACGCGCCCTGGCGTGGGAAGAGCACGAAGAGTAA